In the Vicinamibacterales bacterium genome, CCGTGCTGGTCAAAGATGGCGCCAGGTCCCTCGACGAGGCGGGCAGTCGTGTTCCACAATGACGCTCGGGCGTTCCAGCTCCGGAACCTGGCGATGGACGCCCTCATCGCAGTGTGAAGTTCACCGTCACCGTCATCACGACCGGAACCGGCGTGCCGCCGAGCAGCGTCGGCGTGTACTTCCACTGCCGCACGGCAGCGAGTGCCGCCTCGTCCAGCAACGGGCGCGAGCGTAGGACGCGCGCTTCGACCACGTCGCCGGTCGCGCTGATCACCGCCTCGATGATCACCATCCCATCGACACGGGCAATCCGCGCGGTCTCCGGGTAGATCGGCACGGCGTCCCGAATCTTCACCGGCGGCTTCAGCCCCCTCGTGATTCGGATCGGCGTTGTCGGCGGCGGCGGGGGCGGCGGCTCAACGACCGTGTTGAATGCCGTCCCTCCGTCGATGCCGCCATCCACCACCCCCAGTTGCAGGCCGGTGATGTCGGTCGGCGGGGCCGCCTGGATCATCCGCTCCCTGCCGATCCCCTCGGGCGCGAACAGCGGCACCATGTCCTGGTTCACGACGTCTGGCACGACGCGACGGACGGCCGGAGCCGGGACGCTCGGCGGGACCGGCGTCGCCAGTATCGGAATCGAGTCGATCGAGCCCGCCTGCACGAGCGGCAGCACATCGCTCGCCAGCAGTGGAATCACCACCAGCCCGATCAGCACCAGCACGTGCACGAAGATGGAGACGGGAATTGCCGAGAAACGACCACCCCGGACGGCCGGGCGGACCTCGACAATCGTGTCGAACAGGTTGGAAGGCACAGCGCACCTCCTGAATCGAGAAAACGCCGAGGCCTTGGGCCGGGCGTGTTGACGATGTGGAGAGCGCTCTCTGGTTCTATTCGGTTGGACACCGATGGGGGAAACGGGTTCCTGGAGGAGGTGAGCTCGGACCTGGCGGCGGAGAACTCGACGTTACGGGTGTTCGCTGCGCAGTCGCGTGACGAGGAAGCCGAGATTGCTCCAGCTCGTGGGCGGCGAACTTCGGCGATCGTGGCCGCGGCGGTCGGCTTCCGCCTCATCGAGCCGCCGGCGCCGTTCGCCAAGGCGCCTGTCCCACACAACCTCGACGGGCTTGTCCCTGAAGGTTGTGCGGAGGAACCGATAGCGTTCCTGGTCGCCCCGCTGCACGACCATCATGTAGGCAATGTGCGACAGAACCGATTCACTACCGTCCATGAATTCCCAACCTCCAGCAACCGGAGTCGATCAGCGTATCCTACTCCGAGCTCGGCGGGAGATCACGCACAAATACAAGGAGGAAGGAGGAAGGATGAAAGAGGAAAGATGAAGTGCGGAAGGCTCGGCCGGCGGCCGGTGTGCCGCGAGCAACACACCGGCCGCTGGCCGCTGCCCATGGGTGACAAAGACCGTCAGGGCCTACTGCGTGACCTTCTCGATCGTCACGGTCTTCATGATGACCGGCGTCACGGGCTTGTCGTTGACGCCCGTCTTCACGCTGCCGATCTTCTTGATCACGTCCATGCCCTCGACGACCTCGCCGAAGATCGTGTGCTTGTTGTTCAGGTGCTCGGTCGGGCCCAGCGTGATGAAGAACTGGCTGCCGTTGGTGTTCGGCCCGGCGTTGGCCATCGCGAGGATGCCGGCCTTCGT is a window encoding:
- a CDS encoding energy transducer TonB, whose amino-acid sequence is MPSNLFDTIVEVRPAVRGGRFSAIPVSIFVHVLVLIGLVVIPLLASDVLPLVQAGSIDSIPILATPVPPSVPAPAVRRVVPDVVNQDMVPLFAPEGIGRERMIQAAPPTDITGLQLGVVDGGIDGGTAFNTVVEPPPPPPPTTPIRITRGLKPPVKIRDAVPIYPETARIARVDGMVIIEAVISATGDVVEARVLRSRPLLDEAALAAVRQWKYTPTLLGGTPVPVVMTVTVNFTLR